The window AGGTCGATCGACACGAGGCGATCCGCTCCGGCCGCGAAGTACATGTCGACCATCAATCGAGCGGAGATCGGCTCTCGCGGGAGGCCCTTCTTGTCCTGTCGCGAGTACCCGAAGAACGGCATCACGGCGGTGATACGCTTGGCCGATGCGCGCCGGAGAGCGTCGATGATCAGCAACTGCTCCATGATATGGAAGTTCACCGGACTCGAATGACTCTGGATCACGAAGCAATCGGCTCCCCGGA of the Gammaproteobacteria bacterium genome contains:
- the prs gene encoding ribose-phosphate diphosphokinase; the encoded protein is MLFSGSANPALAGEIADLMNVHQGGLERSVFANGEIYVRPTESVRGADCFVIQSHSSPVNFHIMEQLLIIDALRRASAKRITAVMPFFGYSRQDKKGLPREPISARLMVDMYFAAGADRLVSIDL